Part of the Ignavibacteriales bacterium genome is shown below.
CTCTCCTTTCCTACCAAAGATTTTTTTTATTCCATTTTCTAAAGATTGATACGGAACATCTAAAAATGGAGATGCTGCACCAAGCATTATCATATTTGATGATCGTGGAGACTTTACTTGTCGCGCCATTTCATCAGCGTTAAGTGCGATTTGGTGCGGAAGTTTTTCAATCTCGGCGAGTAATTCTTTCATATCAGGATAATCCGAAATATTAACAAACGGAGTTGTGTTAGTTACAAGCCATCCATTTTCAGAAAGCCAGGGTAAATATCGTAATGATTCCATTGGCTCAACTGAAATTATTAAGTCTGCACTTCCTTCGGGAATTAAATCGCTGGCAATTTCTTGTTCAGAAATTCTAAGGTGAGACTGCACAGCTCCACCGCGCTGACTCATTCCATGGACTTCTGCTTGTTTTAAATAAAGATGATTTTCAAGTGCTGCCATTCCAACCACTGCAGCAATTGAAAGTATTCCTTGTCCACCAACTCCAGCTAAAATTATATCTGATTTCATTGTGCAACCTCTTCAACTTTAGCTTTCTGATCTTTTTTATTTTTAGCTACCATTTGCACAATGCACTCTCTTCTTGGGATTATAACAGAAACTCCCTCGTACAACATTTCTTCTCGAAGAACTTTAACCATTTCATCGTGGAATTTTGGCAACGGAGTTAAAACTTTTACATGGTCCGGTTTTACGCCCAGCCCGATACAAATTTCTTCTAATCTTCCGGTAGCGTGCGAAGCTTGTCCGCCTGTCATACCTGTTGTGCCATTATCAGAAATTATTACTGTAATGGGAGTATTTTCCACAACAGCATCAAGTAAGGCTGTCATTCCGCTGTGCGTAAAAGTAGAATCACCAATAACAGCTATTGCAGGATGAACGCCAGCATCAGCAGCGCCTTTAGCCATTGTAATTGATGCGCCCATATCAACACAAGAGTTAATTGAATTCCATGGAGGCAGAGCACCAAGAGTGTAACATCCGATATCAGAAAAAACTTTTTGCTTTCCAAACTCTAACATGGTTTCATTTAACGCATTATATATATCACGATGACTGCAGCCTGAACATAATTCAGGTGGACGGTTTGCAACGATATCTGGAACTTTCATTCCAACCTTTACTTCTTTACCTAATGCCTTTGCAACAATATCAGGATTCAATTCTCCATCACGCGGAATTGTACCATCCAATCTTCCTTTGATCTTACTATTCTTATCTAAATATCCTTTTAACATTTCTTCAACAAGAGGATAACCATCTTCAAGAACTAAAACCTGCTCACACTCGCTTACAAGTTTCTCAACTTTTGCAAAAGGAAGCGGATACTGACCAAGCTGCAAAACAGGATTTGTAAATTTTCTATCCTGATAATTTTCCATCAAATAATTAAAAGCAATTCCGCACGCGATAATGCCAAGTGATTTATTTCTTGCAGGATAAAATGTATTAAAAGATGATCTTTCGGATTCCTGTTCCATAAGTGATTGCAATCCCAATAAACCCTTATATCTTTTTCTTGCGTTCGATGGAAGCAGCACAAACTGAATTGGATCTTCCGGATACGTAAGTTTATTTTCATTTTTTAATGGGCGTGTTTCAACTCCTGCTCGTGAGTGTGAAAGCCTTGTTGTAATTCTAATCATTACAGGAATTTTTAATTTTTCTGACAACTCAAAAGCTTCGTAAGCCATATCATAAGCTTCCTGCTGATTAGCCGGTTCCAAAATCGGAATCATTGCAAACTTTCCGAAGAAGCGTGAATCCTGTTCGTTTTGTGATGAGTGCATTGAGGGGTCATCTGCAACTGTAACAACTAATCCGCCGTTAACACCAGTTATTGCAGAGTTGATAAAAGCATCCGCAGCAACATTTAATCCAACGTGTTTCATACAAATCATTGTACGCTTGCCGGCATAACTCATTCCAAGTCCTGCTTCCATTGCAGTTTTTTCGTTTGCGGACCATTGACTGTGAAGTTTTCTTTCTAGTGCAATCTTATTGTGTTGAATGTATTCGGTTATTTCTGTGGAAGGTGTTCCTGGATAAGCATAAACGCCCGACATTCCGCCATCAATTGCGCCTTGCGCTATTGCTTCTGCACCAAGTAATAAAAGCTTTTCCATTTTTCCTCTCTTTCTATCATCAGGATGGAAATTTCAAAATTTTTAATAATCAAAAATAAGTAAATGGATTGTGTTTTCTAATTAAAACAAGTTATAATATTTGGATTGAAATGCAGCTAACCGTGGATTAAGTGAATCTTTTTTTATTAATTCTTCAAATAGTTGTTTGCCTTTTTCAAAAGATGCAGTTTCTGAATAAATGAGAAGTAAATTTATTTGCGGATCAATATAATTGGGAAATACTTTTTGAATCCGCTCGTAATAAATAATTGCTTTATCGTACTTTTTTGCCGTTTGATAGATTGCCGCTGTATTATGCAACACTAAAGGATTGTTTGGTGCAACTTTTTCCGATTTGATTGAATGAATGAGTGCATCATCCAGTTTGCCAAGACGATATAACGCTGTTGCTCTGTAAAATTCAATAGGCTGCTTGGAGGGATCGAACGGATATAAAACAGAATTAACATTTTCTAATTCTTTAAGCATATTATTATAATCACCACCATTTTTGTATTCGATTGCTTTGATATAACTCAATTCTGAAGATAACCTTAAATAAGACGTAATAATTCCAATCACGAAAAGGATAATTAGAAAATATTTTAAGAATAAAAGTGGAATTTGAATTGCTTTGCCATTTTTATCTAAAGAATTTAGTGAAAGTCCTGCAGCAAAGGCTAAAAAGAAATAAGATGAAAACTTACTCAATGGAAATGCAATAAATGAAAACCCAATTGTTGATATTGCGGAAAGTAATACAAAAAAATAACTGTCGTTAATAAAACTTTTTTTGTAGAGATGAAAAATGATTATCAAAAGAATTAAAGAATAAACTATCGGTGCGGCAATACCGTCTTCTGCAAACAATTCTAGAAAGTCATTATGTGAGTGTATAGCGTGAACAAAATATATTTGGCTATCAACAAACTTATTGCCGTAATATTTGGGATAAGTGCCGCTCCATTTTTGTAATCCAACTCCAGTTATTGGATTTACTTTTATCATCTCGAAGGAAGCATTCCAAAAGTTCATTCGCATTTTATTACTTCTGTTTTCAGTATCAACAATGCTTGTAATGTTTGAACCAAAATCAGAGCGTTCGCCTTTTATTGGGGGAATAAGTGAGAGCAAAAATGCAATTATAAATACAGCTGTTATTGGTATAATAGTTTTAGTTTTATCTTCATAATTTTTCTTTAATAAAATGAAAGCAATTAAGGTGATCAAAATAAATACTGAAATGCCAAGTGCTGAACGGCTACGAGTAAAAAATAAAAAGGATAAATTAATTACTCCCGCAAAAAACAAAAGCGGATAATAATCTTTCTTAATATGTTTTTTTAAAATCAACAAAAACGGAATTGCGGGAAGTAAATACTCCGCAGCAAATCCTCTGTGCCCGATCGTTGAACCTGGAATAATTATTTGAGGTAATGGAATTATTTCGATATTCATAACTTGAAGCAATCCAATAAAGCTAAAAAAAGTTGAAACGATTACTATTGAAAATGCGGCTATATTTAAAAACTTTTCTTCCCCCATTTTGTTAATTACAAATAATGTAAATACTAAAATAAAAAGTGGTGAAACTAAATACGTGAGTTGCAAAGTCAGTATATCAGATGAGCCGTTTATAAAAGCAGTTAAAAAAGTAAATGGAAAGGCAACTAAAAAGATTAACAAATATAAATTAACTGATATTTTATTCTGCTCATCTTGATTTCTTACAAAAAAAATAAAACCAGGAACTGAAAAAATAAAAAGCGCCAGCTTTTGCAAATTATCCATTTCTAAAAGTCTAGTGGAAAAGATTATTGGGGCAAGAAATATTAAACCAATTATCCAGGTATAATTATTTTTAGTATTATTTTTCTTCATTATCAAATATGTTGGGACAAAAGATAGATAAAGAATTGAAACTCATCAATTGACAATGTCACTATTTTCTCAGGTTCAACACTAAATGTTTGAGAACAGGTACAAATTTTTTAACTTCAAGACACAATAACTAATTGTTTAATCTTTTTTATGAATTTTGATTCTAAAAATCTTAATACTATTTCATCACTTGGTAAAAGCATAATCCGTACTTTAGCCTATTATGATATTTTTGATTACCCATTAACCTCTGAGGAAATCTATCACAATCTCCAAACAAATAATGTTAGTTTAAAGGATGTTTCTAATGAAATTGAAAACTTATCCCAAAACAATATAGTCTATAAAAAAAATAGTTTTTACCTGTTAACAAACAATGATAATTATATTGAACGTAGGATTGCCGGAAATAAACTAGCGGAGAAAAAAATAAACTCTGCGTATAGAATGACAAGTTTTATTGCCAAATTTCCTTATGTGCGCGGTATTATGCTTTCCGGTTCAATTTCTAAAGGCTATATGGAAAAAGATTCTGATGTTGACTACTTTATAATTACTAATCCAAATCGCTTGTGGGTAACAAGATTATTATTGATGTTATTTAAAAAGATATTTTTATTAAACTCCAGAAAAGTTTTTTGCATTAATTATTTTGTTGACACAGAAACACTTGAAATTGAAGAAAAAAATATATTTACTGCAACAGAACTCGCAACTCTTATTCCAACGTATGGGACAGAATTGTACAATAAACTTTATTCTAAAAATATCTGGATAAAAGATTTTTATCCA
Proteins encoded:
- a CDS encoding nucleotidyltransferase domain-containing protein, whose translation is MNFDSKNLNTISSLGKSIIRTLAYYDIFDYPLTSEEIYHNLQTNNVSLKDVSNEIENLSQNNIVYKKNSFYLLTNNDNYIERRIAGNKLAEKKINSAYRMTSFIAKFPYVRGIMLSGSISKGYMEKDSDVDYFIITNPNRLWVTRLLLMLFKKIFLLNSRKVFCINYFVDTETLEIEEKNIFTATELATLIPTYGTELYNKLYSKNIWIKDFYPNFPKRETVKISEHKKSLIKTFFEKLLNNSVGDKLDDFAMGLFEKSNRIKYRNYDSKDFQVAFKTSKKESKHHPKFFQKRVLEAFNDKLKWIEETKNISLG
- a CDS encoding indolepyruvate ferredoxin oxidoreductase → MEKLLLLGAEAIAQGAIDGGMSGVYAYPGTPSTEITEYIQHNKIALERKLHSQWSANEKTAMEAGLGMSYAGKRTMICMKHVGLNVAADAFINSAITGVNGGLVVTVADDPSMHSSQNEQDSRFFGKFAMIPILEPANQQEAYDMAYEAFELSEKLKIPVMIRITTRLSHSRAGVETRPLKNENKLTYPEDPIQFVLLPSNARKRYKGLLGLQSLMEQESERSSFNTFYPARNKSLGIIACGIAFNYLMENYQDRKFTNPVLQLGQYPLPFAKVEKLVSECEQVLVLEDGYPLVEEMLKGYLDKNSKIKGRLDGTIPRDGELNPDIVAKALGKEVKVGMKVPDIVANRPPELCSGCSHRDIYNALNETMLEFGKQKVFSDIGCYTLGALPPWNSINSCVDMGASITMAKGAADAGVHPAIAVIGDSTFTHSGMTALLDAVVENTPITVIISDNGTTGMTGGQASHATGRLEEICIGLGVKPDHVKVLTPLPKFHDEMVKVLREEMLYEGVSVIIPRRECIVQMVAKNKKDQKAKVEEVAQ
- a CDS encoding O-antigen ligase family protein — encoded protein: MKKNNTKNNYTWIIGLIFLAPIIFSTRLLEMDNLQKLALFIFSVPGFIFFVRNQDEQNKISVNLYLLIFLVAFPFTFLTAFINGSSDILTLQLTYLVSPLFILVFTLFVINKMGEEKFLNIAAFSIVIVSTFFSFIGLLQVMNIEIIPLPQIIIPGSTIGHRGFAAEYLLPAIPFLLILKKHIKKDYYPLLFFAGVINLSFLFFTRSRSALGISVFILITLIAFILLKKNYEDKTKTIIPITAVFIIAFLLSLIPPIKGERSDFGSNITSIVDTENRSNKMRMNFWNASFEMIKVNPITGVGLQKWSGTYPKYYGNKFVDSQIYFVHAIHSHNDFLELFAEDGIAAPIVYSLILLIIIFHLYKKSFINDSYFFVLLSAISTIGFSFIAFPLSKFSSYFFLAFAAGLSLNSLDKNGKAIQIPLLFLKYFLIILFVIGIITSYLRLSSELSYIKAIEYKNGGDYNNMLKELENVNSVLYPFDPSKQPIEFYRATALYRLGKLDDALIHSIKSEKVAPNNPLVLHNTAAIYQTAKKYDKAIIYYERIQKVFPNYIDPQINLLLIYSETASFEKGKQLFEELIKKDSLNPRLAAFQSKYYNLF
- a CDS encoding indolepyruvate oxidoreductase subunit beta translates to MKSDIILAGVGGQGILSIAAVVGMAALENHLYLKQAEVHGMSQRGGAVQSHLRISEQEIASDLIPEGSADLIISVEPMESLRYLPWLSENGWLVTNTTPFVNISDYPDMKELLAEIEKLPHQIALNADEMARQVKSPRSSNMIMLGAASPFLDVPYQSLENGIKKIFGRKGERVVQLNIEALTAGRDFSEAHKK